A region from the Corallococcus silvisoli genome encodes:
- a CDS encoding 2,3,4,5-tetrahydropyridine-2,6-dicarboxylate N-succinyltransferase produces MATSIEELSQRVSAAFADRAKLKDADTVAAVRETLARLDAGELRVAEKGPDGWRVNAWVKEAILLFFAVSEMKVMEVGPFEFFDKVPLKKGLEAAGVRVVPPGTVRYGAFVEKGAVVMPGYVNIGARVGAGTMVDTWATVGSCAQVGRHVHLSGGVGLGGVLEPPAASPVIIEDGAFLGSRSIVVEGVVVEEEAVLGANVVLTASTQIIDVTGPQEVVHKGRVPARSVVIPGMREKEFPAGKYMVPCALIIGQRKASTDQKTSLNAALREFAVPV; encoded by the coding sequence ATGGCGACCTCCATCGAAGAACTCTCCCAGCGCGTGTCCGCGGCGTTCGCGGACCGGGCGAAGTTGAAGGACGCGGACACCGTGGCGGCGGTGCGCGAGACGCTGGCGCGGCTGGATGCCGGCGAGCTGCGCGTCGCGGAGAAGGGCCCGGACGGCTGGCGCGTCAACGCCTGGGTGAAGGAGGCCATCCTCCTGTTCTTCGCGGTGTCGGAGATGAAGGTGATGGAGGTGGGCCCCTTCGAGTTCTTCGACAAGGTGCCCCTGAAGAAGGGCCTGGAGGCCGCGGGCGTGCGCGTGGTGCCGCCGGGCACCGTGCGCTACGGCGCCTTCGTGGAGAAGGGCGCCGTGGTGATGCCCGGCTACGTGAACATCGGCGCCCGGGTGGGCGCGGGCACCATGGTGGACACGTGGGCCACGGTCGGGTCCTGCGCGCAGGTGGGACGGCATGTCCACCTCTCGGGCGGCGTGGGGCTGGGGGGCGTGCTGGAGCCGCCCGCGGCGTCGCCGGTCATCATCGAGGACGGGGCCTTCCTGGGCAGCCGCTCCATCGTGGTGGAGGGCGTGGTCGTGGAGGAGGAGGCGGTGCTCGGCGCCAACGTCGTGCTGACCGCGTCCACGCAGATCATCGACGTCACCGGCCCCCAGGAGGTCGTCCACAAGGGCCGCGTGCCCGCCCGGAGCGTGGTGATTCCTGGAATGCGAGAGAAGGAGTTTCCGGCCGGGAAGTACATGGTCCCGTGCGCGCTCATCATCGGGCAGCGCAAGGCGTCCACCGACCAGAAGACCAGCCTCAACGCCGCGCTGCGGGAGTTCGCGGTCCCGGTGTAA
- a CDS encoding cupin domain-containing protein: MEHLDDILPEWLLGTLEPARRDAVARHLEGCARCRAELDRLAPAVDALGALVPPVEPPAAALTRLMERMEGPGRFTRWAGKVAAFLDVTEARARDVLESMAEPGNWLPGPADGVEMMPVETGPAREGMMAAVVRLGPGVRYPRHAHVGREWNLVLEGGFREDSGQEVWPGEELEKADGSLHDFTALQGPACICFAVLEGTTTFEEPLDAGA, from the coding sequence ATGGAACACCTCGACGACATCCTCCCCGAGTGGCTGCTCGGGACCCTGGAGCCCGCCCGGCGCGACGCCGTGGCCCGGCACCTGGAGGGTTGCGCGCGGTGCCGGGCGGAGCTGGACCGGCTGGCGCCGGCCGTGGATGCGCTCGGGGCGTTGGTCCCTCCGGTGGAGCCCCCGGCCGCGGCGCTCACGCGCTTGATGGAGCGGATGGAGGGCCCCGGCCGCTTCACCCGCTGGGCTGGGAAGGTGGCCGCGTTCCTGGACGTGACGGAGGCGCGGGCGCGCGACGTGCTGGAGTCCATGGCGGAGCCAGGCAACTGGCTGCCCGGTCCGGCGGACGGCGTGGAGATGATGCCCGTGGAGACGGGGCCCGCGCGCGAGGGGATGATGGCGGCCGTCGTGCGCCTGGGGCCCGGAGTGCGCTACCCGCGCCACGCGCACGTGGGCCGCGAGTGGAACCTGGTGCTGGAGGGCGGCTTCCGCGAGGACTCCGGCCAGGAGGTCTGGCCCGGCGAGGAGCTGGAGAAGGCGGACGGCTCCCTGCACGACTTCACGGCGCTGCAAGGCCCCGCGTGCATCTGCTTCGCGGTGCTGGAGGGCACCACGACGTTCGAGGAGCCGCTGGACGCAGGCGCCTGA
- the dapE gene encoding succinyl-diaminopimelate desuccinylase, which yields MASTDLATRLAQTTLELCRIESPIGHEGPIADHVEGWALRHFRREEVFRVGHTLLLGSLEDPRPTVALIGHLDTVPMHPGDVGRAPRIEGERVHGLGASDMKGGVAVMMALAEDLKREALPVNVAFLLYEREEGAYAESGLIPLYAKRPDLSHVKFGIAMEPTDGVVQVGCVGSMQVAVRFTGRSAHSARPWQGENAIHKAGPLLTELLGRQRVEVNVAGFPFYEVMSATLAKGGRARNVVPEAFELNLNYRFAPGKSVAQAKEDVLALVAGRAEVEFTDASPSGPVAAGNPLFQRLMSLTGLPAASKQAWTDVARFGEWGVDAVNFGPGETAQAHQLHESAPIPPLAVAYEKLAAFLRGAA from the coding sequence ATGGCCTCCACCGACCTCGCCACCCGCCTCGCCCAGACGACGCTCGAGCTGTGCCGCATCGAGAGCCCCATTGGTCATGAGGGCCCCATCGCGGACCACGTGGAGGGCTGGGCCCTCCGTCACTTCCGCCGCGAGGAGGTCTTCCGCGTCGGGCACACGCTGCTCTTGGGCTCGCTGGAGGACCCCCGCCCCACGGTCGCGCTCATCGGCCACCTGGACACGGTGCCCATGCACCCCGGGGACGTGGGCCGCGCGCCCCGCATCGAGGGCGAGCGCGTGCACGGCCTGGGCGCCTCCGACATGAAGGGCGGCGTCGCGGTGATGATGGCGCTGGCGGAGGACCTGAAGCGCGAAGCGCTGCCCGTCAACGTCGCCTTCCTCCTGTACGAGCGCGAGGAGGGGGCCTACGCGGAGAGCGGCCTCATCCCGCTGTACGCGAAGCGGCCGGACCTGTCGCACGTGAAGTTCGGCATCGCGATGGAGCCCACGGACGGCGTGGTGCAGGTGGGCTGCGTCGGCAGCATGCAGGTGGCGGTGCGCTTCACCGGGCGCAGCGCGCACTCGGCGCGGCCGTGGCAGGGGGAGAACGCCATCCACAAGGCGGGCCCGCTGCTCACGGAGCTGCTGGGGCGCCAGCGCGTGGAGGTGAACGTCGCGGGCTTCCCCTTCTACGAAGTGATGAGCGCCACGCTGGCCAAGGGCGGCCGGGCGCGCAACGTGGTGCCGGAGGCGTTCGAGCTCAACCTCAACTACCGCTTCGCCCCGGGCAAGAGCGTGGCCCAGGCGAAGGAGGACGTGCTGGCGCTGGTGGCGGGCCGCGCGGAGGTGGAGTTCACGGACGCGTCGCCCAGCGGGCCCGTGGCCGCGGGCAACCCGCTGTTCCAGCGGCTGATGTCGCTCACGGGCCTGCCGGCCGCGTCGAAGCAGGCGTGGACGGACGTGGCGCGCTTCGGCGAGTGGGGCGTGGACGCGGTGAACTTCGGGCCCGGTGAGACGGCGCAGGCGCACCAGCTCCACGAGAGCGCGCCCATTCCTCCGCTCGCGGTGGCGTACGAGAAGCTGGCCGCGTTCCTGAGGGGCGCGGCGTAG
- a CDS encoding cell envelope biogenesis protein TolA: MHAESNMQDPNLTPSSHTMLPVGEATPATPSRRRASGARKGARKASSRRTGTAKRATAKRTAKKAAGKRTAKKAAGKRGTAKRGTAKRATAKRGARKSPVRRAASGRTARKSPARKSSTRKSPSRRSTRR, translated from the coding sequence ATGCACGCCGAGTCGAACATGCAGGACCCGAACCTGACCCCGTCGTCCCACACGATGCTGCCGGTCGGTGAGGCGACGCCCGCCACGCCGTCGCGCCGCCGCGCGTCCGGTGCGCGCAAGGGCGCTCGCAAGGCTTCGTCCCGCCGCACGGGCACCGCGAAGCGCGCGACCGCGAAGCGCACCGCGAAGAAGGCCGCGGGCAAGCGCACCGCGAAGAAGGCCGCGGGCAAGCGCGGCACGGCGAAGCGGGGGACGGCGAAGCGCGCCACCGCCAAGCGCGGCGCCCGCAAGTCGCCCGTCCGTCGCGCCGCCTCGGGCCGCACCGCGCGCAAGTCTCCCGCGCGCAAGTCGTCCACCCGGAAGAGCCCGTCGCGCCGCTCGACGCGCCGTTAG